GTGGCGGTAATAATAGCGGAACTACCACCACTGAGGAACCTGGACAATGTGGATAACTACCTAAACACCGTAGCTCAGGTTGCGGATTACGTAACACACGTAAACATACCAGACTCAACCTTCGCAAACCCCTCAGCAAACTCCATACTCACAGGGGCACTCATAAGGAGGAGGTTCAACGTGGAGGTCATTGCGAACGTTAGGGTTGCGGACCACAACAAGGTGGGGCTAATGGCACTAATAATGGGTGGAATAGCCAACGGGGTAAGGAACTACCTACTACTCAGGGGAGACCTAGGGCCCGGGGTAACACCCGTACAGGACCTAACACCCACAACCGCAATAGGGTACCTCAGGAGCGAGGGCAGGCTGAAGGCGAGGTTCGGCATATCAATATCCACATACACACAGGAATACATAAGGGAGAGGCTAGAGGCAAAACCAGACTTCGCAATGCTACAATACACACTCAACAACGAAGACCTAGAACTAGCCCTAAGGGTCAATGAGAACTACGGCATAGACCTATACCCACCACTACTAATAATCACCAACAAATCCGCAAAAACAATATCAAAAATACTCAACAAAGACGTACCAATACCCAACGACCCCATAGAAGACGCCGTGAAAAGAGCCAAGGAACTACTAAGGAAATTCCCAGGAATATACCTAACAGCACCAGGAGACCTAAACGCAATAATAAACACAGCAAAAGCACTAAAGGAAATAATCTAAACCCCCGAGACAGACGGCCCAGGCAAGCACAGTATTGAACTAAGCAATCGATTAATCATGAATGGAAGAACAACGGCTTTTCCTCCATAGTATAACGCGGCACCTCACCCCACGTCGGATAACCACACTGCGGATAAAACACCAAGTTACTCAACAACATACCCGTGACCGGCCTAAGAATGGTTATATTAACCACAGTACTTGATGAATCAGCACCATAAACAGCCGCAACCAAGGCATAGGCACCTGGCCCAAGAGTCACATTCAACCAAGTGGGACCATCACCCATCACACACTCTATATACCCATAATTATCCCTAGGAATAAAGTTACTATTCAACGCCCCAACCATGAGCGATGAACCCATCGTGATGGAGGCCACGCATACATAGGCAGGAGGCCTCAAATAAAACTCATTGGTTATGTAGTAAGTACCATTCAGCACAAACTCAGTCATCACACTGGGCGACGCACCACCAATGGTCACATTCCTGCCCTGTGGGGCAAACGGTACGAAACTTATGTACTCCGGCAGCAACGGCGGTTTACAGGGCACAAAACCAAGGAACCGCACAACATCACCTGCATAGTAAGTGCTTACTCCATAAATCACCAACTCAATAATCATCAAAACACCAAATAAAACCGCCAGAAAAAGACTAAGCTCAACCTCAATCTTAATGGTACGAGCCATTACGAATCACCCAGCATAACCACAGTATCATTCTGGCACAGCCCCACATATTCAAACGCAAATGCTGGCCCTTGATCACCAGCATATGATATATACCATACATAGCCCTGCGGCAGATTATAAACCCACACATTCACCGTTGAGCCCCGTATCTCGGCGAAGCCACTACTGGAATAACCATTTATAGAAACAACAACACCTGTAAACAATAACGCGGATACGGTGAAGGTCACAGGGCTACCGCATGTGCCGAACTCCATTATTGGAGTGCTGTAACCATTATTAAACCGTATAGAGTAATAACCACCATAATATACCTGACCTGGCTCATCGGCATCGGAGGTCGTGCCGCTGGGCAATATTCGAATGATCCTAAAAGTTGGCGGGTTACTACCTAAATCCCTGGCCACATATGGCTGAGTACACGGATAACCACCGGCAATTACTGGGACATTCTTCGTGCTATAAATGGCCCATTCATCAAGCCTAAAGAGACCAACTGCCTCCCCATTGTATACATAAATCGACCGTGACAACGCAGTTGAAACCCGGCTAGTTAAGACCACAAACCCCGAACCAAAGGTATAAGTAACGGTATACACACCCTGCGCCGCACTCGCATTACCTAAATACGGCGAATTCAGCAACATTACTGGAGTCCAGTACATCCCCTCAGCCACCACAGGCCCTAACATACACTCATAACCACCAAGGACAAGCGGAGCAGAAGCCACAGCCGGGATTGCGTATATAAACATAAGAACGACCACCAATAACAACACAACCAAGCCCCCTCAAAGACACCCCTAACCTGCATAGAGACTCCTTACTTAACATAATTAAGTTTTCATTTAAGTCCCCACCACCCACATAATACCCAACAATAAACAGCACAACCATGCACCCAAAACACACCATAACGAGACAAAGAACTTAAAAACCCAGGAACAAACACCACATATACACCACGCCCAAACGGGGCCGTAGTCTAGCCTGGCTAGGATGCGCGGCTTGGGCTGCCACCGCGGGCAACAACCAAAAGGCCCGCGGACACGAGAACCCGCGTGACCCCGGGTTCAAATCCCGGCGGCCCCACCAAAACAACCCTTTTCAGTGAATTGTTAATAGATGATTTCATGATTACAATCTTTATGTGGTGATCCTAGTGTGTATGTCGTGGTTCTGGGCTTATGCTTGGGTGAGACTTAGCTGGGTGTGGTTTCTTTTTTCTTTTTCTCTTCTTCGAGTGTTAGTTTGTCCTTTTTGATTAGTCTGCCTATTTCCTCGATTTCCTCCTTGGTTAGTGGGTTTCCGGTGGTTCTGCTTGTTAGTGATGTGTATAGTCTGTTTAGTTCGTTTCTTATGAGTTCCGAGCCCCTGGGGCTTAGGCTCCTTCGTATGTCATTATCTCCACCATGAATTCCTGGGCGTTTCTGGTCCTCGCTAATTAGTGCTATGATTAATTCATCCATATTATTAGGTATGGAATTGCGTATATAAGTCTTTGTGTTGACAATGCAGGTGGTTTTGTGGGCTTGGGGAGTTAGTCGTGGGTTGAGCACATGGTTATGCGGTGCCCAGGTAATGGGCGTGGTTAAGGTGCTGCTGGGCAGAAGCCGCAGTAGGCTAGTCCCTTGTTTAGAATAATGGGCATGAGTGTAACATTGCCGACATTATTGACTGTCCAGCTGACGTAAATCGTGAACCAATCCTCGACTAATCCGGGACATGATAGTAGTGATATGAATGAGCCGGCGGCTGTGTCGTATACTTCGATTACGGGTGTGTAAAGTGGTGAGTAGTTGTTAGTAAATACGCAGTTTGATACCCAAAACACGTACGTTCTTGTGTAATCATGAACGTACGTTAATTCTATCCATTGGCCAGTCTCACCAACATACTCGCCATAATCAACGACGGCGCCCGCGGTTGCAGGGCCGATGTAGAGAATGCCTGTGTAGTTTACGTACCCTCCGAAGAACGATGCGTCTGGGAAGTACTTACTTAGTAGGGGGCCTGTTAATTCGTATAATTCGTACTTCTCGATGAGCACTAACTTGGTGTTATTGCCCATGGGTATGGTCTCCACAGTACTGTTCTCACTAATTGGTACCTTGGTTAGTGGGTCTATCTCGGCCTCGTTGTTGTGTATTAGGATGCCCAGGTAGTCCCCTCCGTTATTGATTGTTATGAGTACGTAGTAGTAATTTCCGTGTTCCAGGGTGGTTATGGGCTTGTAATTCTTAATGCCGTGTGCGCTTAAGGTGTTATTAACTAGGTTAATTAGGTCCTTGGGTATGCTGTGTGTTTCGTT
This is a stretch of genomic DNA from Vulcanisaeta thermophila. It encodes these proteins:
- a CDS encoding methylenetetrahydrofolate reductase, which codes for MAVIIAELPPLRNLDNVDNYLNTVAQVADYVTHVNIPDSTFANPSANSILTGALIRRRFNVEVIANVRVADHNKVGLMALIMGGIANGVRNYLLLRGDLGPGVTPVQDLTPTTAIGYLRSEGRLKARFGISISTYTQEYIRERLEAKPDFAMLQYTLNNEDLELALRVNENYGIDLYPPLLIITNKSAKTISKILNKDVPIPNDPIEDAVKRAKELLRKFPGIYLTAPGDLNAIINTAKALKEII